AAAAGCTAAAGAATCAAAAAAGACAAAAATTCTGTTCTTTCTTTTTAGCATAACAGGAGTAATTTTAATAATTTCAGAAATTTACCTAAACCTTCAACAAAAAACTTTATGTCAAAGTGAAGGTTGTTTTTTAGTTCACATTTTTGATACCTACAATCTTTTAAATTATATAGGGGCTTTGCTCTTTTTTTGTTTAGTTATAATTTCTTTTCTTGATATTTTAGAAATAAAATTAACACAACTTTTAAATCTAAGAACTTATATACTTGCTTTAGCGGTAATAGTTGAAGGATATTTTATAGGTTTTCAAAAATGGATTTTAAATGAATATTGTTCCTATTGTTTGACTGTAGCTAGCCTTATTTTTTTATGTTTTCTTTTAGATTATAAACTTCCTTTAAAGGAAAAATCTTTATTTTTAAGTAATGAAATTTCTAAAAATACCTCTATTTATAAAATAGCTTTTTTAGGTTCTCTTTCTCTCTTTTTAGCTACTTTTTTGGTGAAAATTCCTTTAAAGCCTTTAGAATTTAATTCTCCAGTTCTTATTTATAAAAAGGATTGCCCTCATTGTGAAGAAGTAAAAAAATTTGCTAAGGAGCATAATATTTCTTTGAAACTTTATGATGTTAAGGGAGCTTTACCTTTAATAAGATTACTAAAGTATAATAATGTACCTATTCTCATTTATAAAGAAAAGGATAAAACTTTGATAATTGAGGGCGAAGAGAATATTAAAAATTGGCTTAAAGAAAAATATAGAATAGAGGAAAAAGAAAGCTTTGAAAAGGAGTATAAAAAGTCTGAAAGTACCGAAATAAAAAAAATAAAAAAAGAGGAATCTCCAATTAAAATTGAAAGCGAAAATCTTCCTATAGGAAACAACTCTTCTCAAGGAGCTTGTATTATAGATCAGCAGGAATCTTGTAAATAAAATTTTTGAAATAAGGTTTTAGATTAATTATTAAAAGGATAGTTAAAAAGATTCCTCCTATAATAACCCAAAATCCAACACTTCTAAAGGTTTCTTGGAAACTCCAACTTAAAGCTTGAAGGTATTGGACATGATATAAAAGGGCTTTTGACTTTTTAAGAGAAACTTCAAAAGGAAAAAATTTTTCTAAAATGAAAATTTTAGAGTAAACAAATTGCTTTACATAACCCCAATTTTGTAATTCATTTATTCTTAAAAAATATTCATTCGTGTGTCTTTCCAAATGATTAGTTGCAATAGCAGTTCCAAAGGAGCCTCCTAAAAATCTTATATAATGCATAAGTGCTACCCCAAGACCTGTTAATTCACCTAAATTTCTCATAGCAAAAGTTGTTAAAGGAGAAAAGAAAATCCCCACACTTATTCCTAAGGGTAAAGTTAAAATAACT
The window above is part of the Thermodesulfobacterium geofontis OPF15 genome. Proteins encoded here:
- a CDS encoding vitamin K epoxide reductase family protein, whose protein sequence is MTPKAKESKKTKILFFLFSITGVILIISEIYLNLQQKTLCQSEGCFLVHIFDTYNLLNYIGALLFFCLVIISFLDILEIKLTQLLNLRTYILALAVIVEGYFIGFQKWILNEYCSYCLTVASLIFLCFLLDYKLPLKEKSLFLSNEISKNTSIYKIAFLGSLSLFLATFLVKIPLKPLEFNSPVLIYKKDCPHCEEVKKFAKEHNISLKLYDVKGALPLIRLLKYNNVPILIYKEKDKTLIIEGEENIKNWLKEKYRIEEKESFEKEYKKSESTEIKKIKKEESPIKIESENLPIGNNSSQGACIIDQQESCK